The Antechinus flavipes isolate AdamAnt ecotype Samford, QLD, Australia chromosome 4, AdamAnt_v2, whole genome shotgun sequence genomic interval AGAAGTTCTCAAGTCTGTTTTCTGCCTCCATGTCTTTTGACAAATGATCTTTGGTGGCAAATTATGTAGTTGAGAGTTTCATGTATGAGAGTACAGTCAAAAAGTGGCTACATTGTATTCCATATGTAGGTGGTAGAAAAAGGgattcatttaaatccaataaGTACTTATTTGATAAGTTCCTATTATCTTTTAGCACATGATTAAGATCATATATTTCTAAGCTCTATTATATACTTGTTAGTTATTCTGTAATTTACAGTCATTTCTGTTTTAGGTAGAAAACTTGATGGTCTTcttctcccagatttatttatttatttaggttttgtttgtttatttgactAGGTaagagaggagattctttgcctcagttgctatcTAACTTTAATCAACAAATGAGTTCAACCTCAGGCAAACCTGAGACCTATtaaaatcttagcttaaaaaggccaaggtctcccattgcattcagGCATATCTCTAGTTGTCCTGATATAAGTATCTTGCCATTGAACCTAGATGACTTTGGAGGGAaaggtgaggcaggtgactttgctcagtcctccttcacttaaatcccatTCAGTTGCATGAactagcatcacctccctgatgtcatggtcctctttgagaacaaaggacaaatagcaATAACTGTAGGGTATAAGAGAAGAATAAGACATAATCATTTGCCCTCAAAAGCTTATAGCTGTACATGAAATAGTCAAAGAGAAATATTGTAGTTAACTGCCCACTATGGGGAAGAAAGATTTTGGTTTTAGGAGTTGAGAATGGAAAGATCATGGTGAACTGAAATAATTGGAGTAGGTTTTGTAGAGAAAGTCCCCAGAAAAATTATTTGGATGGAACTTTAGCTAAATATTCTGTCTTCTagatttaaacttttttataattGTCACCTGTATGACTTCAGGCAAATCACTCTACATCTTTAGAACCcagtttcttgatctgaaaaattAAGGAGATAAGTCTAGGTATTCCTTAAGCTCTTCTTTGGCTGTAAAATCTAATACTCTTGTGATTCCTATCTTCTGTCAGTAGAGAGAAGCCAGCATGAGTTCCTACCATTCTAACAGACCATGCTTCCCTGACTAACTCACCATTTGTgtttttaaaaccaaaatatttctttcccttaaatttcattttatacctATAGGTTCCTCAAAGGATATTTGTAGGAATCATGCTACTGTTTGCAGAAACCTAAACTTTAATAGATTATTTTCAAACAAGACTCTTCTTCATTCAATCATATCAGgttatttgttttcttgctctttcTAGTATACCTCCTTCACTCTCAGAATTAATGTTACTCACCCACTCATTTGTTGCTTAACATTTTATAGAATAGCTTGAAAGAGTTAGGCTTATTTGTCTAGAATTTGGTTTAGAAGATGCCTAGTAAGCTTTGTTAAGGAAAACTTTCTATTTCTAATACAGctttggaaaggaaataaaacaatgaCATTGAGAGAAATTCAGAATGTGATGCCTATAAACTTAGTTACACATTTCACCATACCTCTCAATTTTATCCTAATAGTAGCTTCTGCTTAATTCTGgtgctttccctctgttgattatctccattttatcttGTCACAAGCTTGTTTGCATGCATAgttatttatacattttcttccctatttgtgtgtgagagaaagaaagagagcagggactgtctttttactttctttgtatctctagcacttagcacaatgcctgctacataataggcacttaataaatgtttattgactaagttgaacattattttttctatgttagCAAAATTATACAGTCTCTAATTCCATTTGGTATTTTTGAGAAAGATTATACCACCTAGTATATAAACGTAGCATTTGCTATTGTCCATGCTTATGCTCTAGTGGTAAATATTAAGCATTCCTCTTTGTTTaagaacttttttcctttctagaagtacttcctccttccttatttttcctattatcatTAAAACTTCTTACCCAGACAAGTGAAATTTGCTTTTCCTTACATTACAGATGTATAAAGCTGAAAGATATCATACATACTTTTCTAGTCCTCTTTTTGGCAGATTACTACTGTAGACTTTAGTTTCCTTAAGTGATTAAGTGGTAGTAGAAGTTATTTAGTAGAAGAATTTGAATTAGAAACCAAGTCTTTAATTGCTAGCTATGATCTCTTTCCATTGCTTTTATTGTCTTTGCTTCTTTCATTTCATAAAAACTATacaattttttccataaaaaaatgTAGATTGTTTAAAAGTTTTCAGAGTAATGCTTgggtctcttcttttttttttttcttcctattctgaGGCCTTTATGGGGAGATATGTTAGAAACTGTGACTTTAATGAACCAtctgttaattttttattgattatctaaTCTTTATAACAGCATTCCAGGAGTAATGTTGACTTTTAGGCAGTTGTCAGATATTACTAATGAGATTATTGTAGTAGAATATTTAACTAGTTGGTTATAAAATGACTATTtcccttgtgtgtgtgtgtgtgtgtgtttgtgtgtatgtgtgagagagagagagagagagagagagagagagagagaatgtaagagagagagaaagagacagagacataaatatatatgtctccTCTAGTGACTATGCAGCAAGCTACTTTTGATGTAGCTACTAAAAGATATTTATATGTCTATGGAAAGGACATGTGACAGTTTTTCTAACTATCACACATTTGCGATTTTCTTTTTGCAGAATTACTGATAATTTCCTcgttttgttcattcttttggatAGGTTGGCAGTGTTTTTGGGTACTTTCCAAAGGACTTAATTGAAGTAAATCATCAATATTCTGAACAAGAACTAGAACTACCAACAGATGTAagtagtgagtttttttttttttttggttgttcttaatttataattattcattatCAATTATTCTGCTCAGTGGGTTTTAAAAGGCCGTGGGTAGTTATTTTcagtttaaaagtaaaaaatctaATAGTCTTTGCatcaaattttaatttgttccagAACACGTTGTTATATAGAGAATTTTGAAGACAAAAGGacatattaaataaaatctttgagACATAAAAGATTTTCAGACAGCTGGATGGCCTGTGGATTCTTTCCTTTACATCAggaatttcatttaattcaacaagcatatgTTAGGTTTTCTAGGTATCCGGTGCTTTGCCTAGGTAATATTAAGGCTCATGTAAGACcattttgggggtgggggaggcagTTGGTTAAGTGCTTTATTCAGGGTACCAattagtaagagtctgaggtaggatttaaactcatgtcctcctgactccagagccagtgctccaTCAATCATACCCCAAACTGCCTTTGTTAGCCCATTTTTGCAAGTAAATTCGCAAATTGGTAGGTTGgtccattaaaaattatttttctcttataagtCCCTCCTTTCAATCTGTGAACTGCATAGTGTAGGCCCTTATCTCTTCACATCTTGACAATTTTATCAACCTTGACTCTCGTCCATAGGTGTTCCTAAAGTGCAAGTCTATCATGTCAGTAAACTCCAGACTTGATGTCATCTctagaagcaaatataaaatcctctgattTTTAAGTCCCTCAGACTCTGGCCTCTTTCTACTTCTCCATCTTTTTATAGTTTCCTCTCCTCTGGGTACTCTGCTCTCTGTTGATGCTGGACTTTGCATCCTTTGCAGAAGATGCTCCATTTCTAGACCTTAAACACTTTCAGTGGTTGTCCCTCAGTACCTCAGAActctttttctccttatctccGTTTGCTGGCATCCCTAATTTCCTTaaagtctcagttaaaatcctactttctgcaAGTAACCTCTTGGACCTCCTCGATCTTAATGTCTTTCCTTTGAGCTATCCCCAATTTATCTTTCTGTCTTGTCTGTACATCACTCTTTGCATGCTGTCTATTATACTCTGAGCTCCTAGATGGCAGGgacttgtttttcctttctttggatccctagtgcttagcataatgcctgacacatttGTTGACCCACTTAAATTGAGTGTTAAATGATGGACTTCAATGGTATTTCAAAATTAGACTAAttcgttttttttttaataacttttttattgacagaacccatgccagggtaatttttttacagcattatcccttgcacttacttctgttctgatttttcccctccctccctccaccccctcccccagatggcaagcagtcttttacatgttaaataggttacagtatatcctagatacaatatatgtgtgcagaaccgaacagttctctttttgcacagagagaattggattcagaaggtataaataacccgggaagaaaaacaaaaatacaagcaatttatattcatttcccagtgttctttctttgggtgtagctgcttctgtccatccttgatcaattgaaactgaattagctctctttatcgaagaggtccacttccatcagaatacatcctcaaacagtattgtcgttgaggtatataatgatctcctggttctgctcatttcacttagcatcagttcatataagtcttgccagtcctctctgtattcatcctgctggtcattccttacagaacaataatattccataacgttcatatgccacaatttactcaaccattctccaattgatgggcatccattcaatttccagtttctagccactacaaacagggctgccacaaatattttggcacatacaggtccctttcccttctttagtatctctttaggatataggcccagtagaaacactactggatcaaaggatatgcacaatttgataactttttgagcatatctcttcaacagtgagatgaaccaaatcagttccaattgatcagtaatgaacagaaccagctatactcagcaaaagaacactgggaaatgagtgtagatgacaacatagcatttatactgttattgtttgcttgcatttttgtttttcttccaggttatttttaccttctttctaaatccgatttttcttaagTAGCAAGATAAcaataagtatgtatacatattgtatttaacatatactttaacatatttaacatgtatgggactacctgccatctaggggagaaggtggagggaaggaggggaaaagttggaacaggtggttttgtaagggtcaatgttgaaaaattatccatgcatatgttttgtaaacaaaaagatataataaaaaaataacttccccccactaaaaaaaaaactttttgagcatagttccaaattgccctccagaatggctggatgtgttcacaattccgccaacaatgtatcagtatccctgttttcccacatcccccccaacattctgcattatctttccctgtcattctagccaatctgacaggtgtgtagtggtatttcagagttgaaaaTTAGACTAATTCAACATTAAAGTGAAAAACACATGCTCCAAGTCTACTCCCTTATACTTGAAGTAAGAAGGCTCTTCAGAGCCAGGATGGCAACTCCACTGAGAGCACTTACTAGATCCAGAGGATGTGCATTCTATCATTATTGTCAGTGAATATCAATTTGTCAGCCCTATTTAATGAGCTTTTAGAAAGGGGTGTTTATTTACTGAAGTGTGGTGTATATAGAATTGCCATGTAGGGAGAACAGTTATCACCAAACTGTTTTCTCAAGTATGACATACTTTCCCATGAATACAGTGTTAAAGGGAAAGCCAGTCTAACCAGAGAACGAAAGATCTTTGAAGAGCTGAATCTATGTCTAGGCTGTCCTTGGCTCTTGATAGAGACATTGAAGTAAGTTTATTTAGAATTGCAGCTAGGATAGTATTGGGAAAATGGGAAGTTTTCCAGACCCTGACATTTATGAAGTTATCTTCTGATCAAGGAGTTGGGAAGAAACTTGAGACCCAAGTTTTAGGCCTCAGCTGTGCTGCTACAAATTAGTTTCTTCTTAGGAGTTTAGTTGAAATACTGTTTCATCCCCTTTTGATCAAATCTCTCTAGTCCTGAACCAGCATTCTGGTTTTATATAAGTCCCACAAAGTACCACCAAGTTTTCTCAGTCAGCTTATGTAATCATCAAGAGTTTTTTCCATACTTAGTCTAAAGCCTTTAATTGACTGATTGGAGAAGAAACAGATAAAGTATCGGGAGATAACATTTTATCTCTTACTTTCAATGGGTTAGGTTAATTTTACTGACTTTCTCAACCCTTGTTTTTTCAAAAGTAAGTATTAACTGTGATTTGAGTGACACTGAATATTTAGTAGATtcaggagaaggaaacagaaaagagttTTGGAATTGAAACGCCTTGTTCTTCAGTGAATTAAAGCATCATGACTTCTTGcgtaaattataatataatgtagTTTCCTCCTACTaattaacttttctagaattGCTACAGAACTTAAAAGCTAGtagtactagctgtgtgaccctgggcaagtctaagtgaccccaattgcctcagcaaaaaaaaaaaaagctggtagTATTAACCTATGGCAAAATCTTGGCAGAGATAGCAGTATGGATGGGGGCTTTGAATTGTTTTCATGTTACTTTTTCCAGTCTTGTGGGTATTTTAATTGACCTTTATTGCAATAACTGCCCTACTTGTAATTTCATGGCAGTTCTATATTTAAATGTGATACAGGCAGTCTGTAGGTCATAGAGACATGATCTGGGCAGACTGTTTTGTCAAGCAGTTTCAGGCTTGTCAGAATATAATAGAATGGTTTAATTTGCAGTGAGAGGAACAActgatccagcattgtttcttATGCACACGACCAGTTGTTAATTGAAGCCATTAACTTTGCAACATCAAAATAAAGCACctccaatttaattcaacataGACTCTTTTGCTTGGTGACTTAAGTGCAGAGAGgagaatttagaaaaacaaattggcAAACTTGGTTCATTTGTAGGGATTTGGAAGAGGACAAAGATTTATATACTATACAGATTTATCCTGTGTATACATCATGAGTACTTTCTTTGAGAAAAGGAATGATTTAATAGATAGGAAACAAATCATTTCTGGTATGGGAGTCTTTCTGAATCAATTGTTTATATATTCAGATCACCAGCTTGTTTGAGCCAAGATCAAATTTAATACAAAgctaaaacaaagaataaaaattaaaaaaaaagacaccttAAAGCTAATGAATTAACTGAAATTTTCTTTGTGTGTGATTGATTTAAACCTAATACTTGCTCACTTTTTTATTTAGTTAGGGTAACAATAGCATGGACAAAATAAAATCCACAAATAAAcatgaaaattcatttaaaataaatataaatgtttccgGGTTACTTTAAGATAGATTTCTCAACAAATCTCACTTTCTAAATCTTATTAACATAATTAAGTAGAAAAGAACTTATAATAtgactcattatttctttttattttaaattccttatGTAGTCTGTATCCCAATAAAATGTCCTTTAAGTCAACAATAACATACTTGTTATTCCTAGGGAACCTAGGGAAAATAAGGAATAATAGGTTCTATTGAGTTCTAACATAAAGTAGAAGATATGCAAGCATATTTAAGAAGATAAGTTGATAAGGAAGTTAGTTTCTCAGGTTTTTTTGGGTCATGAAGTAGtttgattattttgtttgaaGGGAATTCCTAGACCATTAGATGATTTAGTTTGAAGGGAATTCCTAGATCATCAGATGTagctatttttaaatgagtatacaaaattcatttgaaaatgaatcATTGATAAGTCACCGAATATGTGTAACCAAGAGTTGACTGTATTATAATACTTAGAGTATGTGTtaaacacagtggatagagcactggccatgaagccaggaggacttgagttcaaatccagcctctgacacttaatatttcctagctgtgtgatcatgggtaagtcatttaactctagtTGCCAcagcacaaaaaaaaatttttttagtgtgacacaacattttctttcctttcaggaaacagattttgtttgttttgatggaGGACTGGATGATTTTGACAACTATAATATTGAAGATCTTTTAGGATTTTTGGGAGAAACTGTGAGAGGCAAAGGGGAAGATGAATTGAACACTTCCGGAACTGAAAACTCTGAGAAACTTAcagaagaaacagaagaggaGAATCCTAAGGAAGTCAATATTGAAGAATCTCTTGAGATATCCAAGGATGACAATAATGAACCTGAAACATCGGTGGATAGCAAAATTCTtgcaaattcagaagaaaatagcTTACTTTCTGAAAACACTAAGAATctagagggagaatttgaaacaCATAGGGCCCCCATCCATGTAAATAGTCATGCAGATAATCCTCAGGGAAATCAACCCTCCCTTGAGCCTTTAGAAGAAATGCTACAAGACAAATTAAAAGTGTCAGAAAATGAGAATTCAAGGAACATTAATATTTCTCAGCTTTCTAAGGACTGGGAGGAGATTGATGCTTATAAActtttgaagaaggaaattaaTTTAGATTTGAAAACCAAATTTGGCTCAACTGCAGATGCACTTGTATCGGATGATGAAACAACTAGGCTTGTTACTTCATTAGAAGAGGAGTTTGATGAGGAATTGGACACTGATGATTCCAAAGTTGAGGAAGAGGATAAAGGTAGTTTTGATGAACCACCATTACTAACTTTTACAAATGGAGAAGATAGGAAAATTGAAGAGAAATATTCAACAGGTGAAAATTTGTATACTGAAGGAGATACTGATGAAATAGCTCAGCCCAGCGTTggtgaaaaaaatgacaaaaatatactGAAAACCTTAGGAGATACTATTTTCTCTATTGTTGGTGGAGGCGAAACAGAAAAAGATGCCACATATTTGGATGATTTTGATTTAGATGAAGAAAAGGTAGAGGATAAGGAAAAAGTCCTGACTGGTAAATGGGAAGAAGATAGCGATAGCCCTGTAACAACTCATGACAAAAGCTTAGAAGATACCCTTGAAATTGGCACAGTGATTGAAgttaaggaaaaaagagagataatacaACCATTCAAGGAAGAATTcatggagaagggaatggaattAGGAGATGAGGACATTTCTATAAAAAGTTCTACTCATGAAATTGACCTTATGCATAATAATCTTGCTGAAATGAGAGAAGACACCTTAAAATCACCCCTTAATTACATGAAAGGTGACCTAAAAGAAACTATTACTCATCAGATTACAAAAGGGGAGCTTCCTGaggagaaatctggagaaaagGTTTTAGATGACAACTTTGAGAGTGATCTTGTACATAAAACAttctggaagaaaatgaaagagaaaaatactgaACAGAAATCTCTAAGTATTAAATCATTGCTAGAAGATGAACAACAAAATGCATCCAAAGGAAATGTGGACATAAGCAATATttcagaaaatgaacaagaacaGGAAACGTTTCCAATAAAGATGCAAGGAAAGGAATCCACCCAGCCAGCTCTGcttaaaattcaaaatcatatCAACATTTCTTCTATAGATAAAATTTATTTACCAGAAAAAAAGGTGGAGGAGAATCTGATGTTGGAAGAAAATTTACTGGGCCAACAGGATAAAGATATGGAAACTGAAATTAGCAAGCAGCTGGATGAAAAGATCAAGCATTCTGAAAGAGAGATTCAAGATCAACTTTCCAAAGATGAAAGCAAAGAAATggagaacacacaaaaaaaggacaaagatatTCTTAAGGATGGAGAAACAAATGACTTCAAAGAAAATATAGGCCAACAACCCCTTATCATGGAGACAACACAGTTGCAGAGAGAAAAGGCAGAAGCTGAAGATGATGACTTCCACACAGCTGAGGACTTGTTAgaagatgaaaatgctataaGTGCTGCTGCCAGTGGCCAGAGCAGTAGGATAAATGTTGATgtgcaaatgaaagaaaaagctaCTTCAGAAGTCCCAAATCTGCTTTATGCCACAGAAGACaccaaagaaaaaacaagtatGATTTTGGAAGCTGAGGGAGTAGATAAAAGCTCGCAAGGATCAGGTGagactatgcccaaaggggttATTGCAAAGATTGAAGAATCTATTAAAATCACTCTAGGGCTGCAAGAGAAGGATCCCCTTGAGAAAGATGAAAAACCCATATCCTCTGCTGTTAGTGACTCTTTTGGCAAGGATGAAAATCAGGCTGAAGATTTAGTTGAGGAGCttgattattttgaaaaagaagatggtctggaaaacaaaaaagacttcAGTTACACAGAAAGGTCTTGGCCCGATGATTTCTCCCAAGAAGACCTTGAATACTCACAAAATTTTATTGATACAGAAAGCCAAACAAATCAGCAATCTGATTCTGCAGAGCTTGAAGATAATCTGCTCTATAAAAAAGCTCTTAAATTAGAATATAGTGATACAGTAAAGCAAC includes:
- the LOC127559508 gene encoding transport and Golgi organization protein 1 homolog, which gives rise to MAATPRLPFYFFVLLISSGPLLGQTNRSGDRRFTELKRCSDEECSMLMYRGRALQDFTGPDCRFVNFKKGEAVYVYYKLVGRSPELWAGSVGSVFGYFPKDLIEVNHQYSEQELELPTDETDFVCFDGGLDDFDNYNIEDLLGFLGETVRGKGEDELNTSGTENSEKLTEETEEENPKEVNIEESLEISKDDNNEPETSVDSKILANSEENSLLSENTKNLEGEFETHRAPIHVNSHADNPQGNQPSLEPLEEMLQDKLKVSENENSRNINISQLSKDWEEIDAYKLLKKEINLDLKTKFGSTADALVSDDETTRLVTSLEEEFDEELDTDDSKVEEEDKGSFDEPPLLTFTNGEDRKIEEKYSTGENLYTEGDTDEIAQPSVGEKNDKNILKTLGDTIFSIVGGGETEKDATYLDDFDLDEEKVEDKEKVLTGKWEEDSDSPVTTHDKSLEDTLEIGTVIEVKEKREIIQPFKEEFMEKGMELGDEDISIKSSTHEIDLMHNNLAEMREDTLKSPLNYMKGDLKETITHQITKGELPEEKSGEKVLDDNFESDLVHKTFWKKMKEKNTEQKSLSIKSLLEDEQQNASKGNVDISNISENEQEQETFPIKMQGKESTQPALLKIQNHINISSIDKIYLPEKKVEENLMLEENLLGQQDKDMETEISKQLDEKIKHSEREIQDQLSKDESKEMENTQKKDKDILKDGETNDFKENIGQQPLIMETTQLQREKAEAEDDDFHTAEDLLEDENAISAAASGQSSRINVDVQMKEKATSEVPNLLYATEDTKEKTSMILEAEGVDKSSQGSGETMPKGVIAKIEESIKITLGLQEKDPLEKDEKPISSAVSDSFGKDENQAEDLVEELDYFEKEDGLENKKDFSYTERSWPDDFSQEDLEYSQNFIDTESQTNQQSDSAELEDNLLYKKALKLEYSDTVKQLPIIKGFLDEEQVERLEKYLGSENVLHLESTFHDMESKLAFAQKESLPYNMEKALDDVFHSSMSNILEMVEKMLDSKVAENKELGMKEMDTFDEEVTLLNDIQDLIFFVRYKHPLVEESVPLAAAAPPEDSSKVPLAVFPVDPKTEPKRDQGRKFSVNEGDTFAPEENKRPPESIEIKVHTVEVPEEDIDISEKADLLDSGEIKDVGDSQDGLLVKESSQDQSIGEDLARGQGSGKTK